The following are encoded in a window of Paenibacillus polymyxa genomic DNA:
- the nadE gene encoding ammonia-dependent NAD(+) synthetase encodes MSLQEQIIAELGVQPTINVEAEVRKRVDFLKSYVTKTGSKGLLIAISGGIDSAVAAALCKRATDELTQEQGDEYKTLGVFQPYGQQEDIEHSYAVAKAFDLKYAGETNIKEAVDKVAVEVEHTLKDIGLERSITPQVRGNVKARTRMVVQYALANELNLLVVGTDHASEAITGFYTKWGDGAVDITPLSTLNKRQVRLLASYLGVPQAILDKAPTAGLWEGQTDEKELGISYEANSDYLEGKEIDPAAREKLESFFTRTAHKRTSIPGV; translated from the coding sequence ATGAGTTTGCAGGAACAGATTATTGCTGAATTGGGAGTACAGCCTACGATTAACGTAGAGGCGGAGGTCCGTAAGCGTGTGGATTTCCTCAAGTCGTATGTTACGAAAACGGGAAGCAAAGGGCTGTTGATCGCCATCAGTGGCGGGATTGATAGTGCCGTAGCAGCCGCTTTGTGCAAGCGGGCTACAGATGAATTGACGCAGGAACAAGGGGACGAATACAAAACACTGGGTGTATTCCAGCCATACGGCCAACAGGAAGATATCGAGCATAGCTACGCGGTAGCCAAAGCGTTCGACCTGAAATATGCTGGGGAAACGAACATTAAGGAAGCCGTGGATAAGGTTGCCGTGGAAGTAGAGCATACGTTAAAGGATATCGGTCTAGAGCGTTCTATTACTCCGCAAGTGAGAGGGAATGTAAAGGCAAGAACACGTATGGTGGTTCAGTACGCACTCGCGAATGAGCTGAATCTGCTCGTCGTTGGCACAGATCACGCTTCAGAAGCTATCACAGGCTTTTATACCAAATGGGGCGATGGTGCGGTTGATATTACGCCACTTAGCACGCTCAACAAACGTCAGGTGCGCTTGCTCGCTAGCTATCTTGGAGTCCCGCAGGCCATTTTGGACAAAGCGCCTACAGCAGGATTGTGGGAAGGCCAGACGGATGAAAAAGAACTGGGGATCTCCTACGAAGCAAACAGCGACTACCTGGAAGGCAAGGAAATTGACCCGGCGGCACGCGAAAAGCTGGAAAGCTTCTTTACACGTACAGCGCATAAGCGGACAAGCATCCCAGGAGTGTAA
- the acpS gene encoding holo-ACP synthase, whose amino-acid sequence MIYGIGHDVLEISRMAHILAGKYADAFLNRVLTPAERELAVERKGRLTEFVAGRFAAKEAITKAFGCGIGQIIGFGDMDILPEPGGKPAVYLSSSAWDRLRLPSTGDSNYSIHLSITHQPNIASAFVIVEYKEM is encoded by the coding sequence ATGATCTACGGAATTGGACATGATGTGCTGGAAATAAGCCGTATGGCTCATATTTTGGCAGGTAAATATGCAGATGCGTTTTTGAATCGGGTGCTGACCCCAGCAGAACGTGAGCTTGCTGTGGAACGCAAGGGTAGACTAACGGAGTTCGTAGCAGGGCGCTTTGCCGCCAAGGAAGCGATAACGAAAGCCTTCGGTTGCGGAATTGGGCAAATTATCGGGTTCGGCGATATGGATATTTTACCGGAACCTGGGGGGAAGCCAGCCGTTTATTTGTCTTCATCCGCATGGGATAGACTGAGATTGCCGTCTACAGGTGACTCGAATTACAGCATTCACTTGAGTATTACACATCAGCCTAACATTGCCTCTGCTTTTGTGATTGTCGAATATAAGGAGATGTGA
- a CDS encoding NAD(P)/FAD-dependent oxidoreductase gives MTYDVIVIGGGSAGLMAAAAASGEGAKVLLLEKGNKLGRKLGISGGGRCNVTNAKELDELIRHIPGNGRFLHSALAAFGNRDIIAFFEQLGIALKEEDNGRMFPVTDKAKTVVDALINKVRSQGVEIRTSCPVQEVIYNEGHTAGVRLRSGEILHSRNVIVAVGGKSVPHTGSEGDGYAWAEQAGHTITELYPTEVPLTSGETFIQTKELQGLSLRDISLTVWNAKQKKVVVHEGDMIFTHFGLSGPTALRCSQFVVKGMKKDKVNTVLLTLDLQPHKHADEVYRETLELASVDAKKAIKNVLKPYLPERLIPLLLQQAELREDLTYDHIPKQQWQELAHHIKAFPIRVNGTLSLKEAFVTGGGVNLKEINPKTMESKLMPGLFFCGEILDIHGYTGGYNITAAFTTGHTAGTQAANNEML, from the coding sequence ATGACTTACGACGTTATTGTGATCGGAGGCGGCTCAGCCGGATTAATGGCTGCTGCCGCTGCCAGCGGTGAGGGCGCCAAGGTGCTTTTGCTTGAAAAAGGAAATAAGCTCGGGCGAAAGCTGGGGATCTCTGGTGGAGGCCGTTGCAATGTCACGAATGCCAAAGAGCTGGACGAACTCATTCGGCACATTCCCGGCAATGGCCGTTTTCTGCACAGTGCACTGGCGGCTTTCGGCAATCGGGATATCATCGCCTTTTTTGAACAGCTGGGTATAGCCTTAAAGGAAGAAGACAATGGGCGTATGTTTCCAGTGACGGACAAAGCCAAAACAGTTGTCGATGCTTTGATCAACAAGGTACGCTCTCAAGGAGTCGAGATTCGGACAAGCTGTCCTGTTCAAGAGGTTATTTACAATGAAGGCCATACGGCTGGGGTGCGGCTGCGTTCCGGTGAAATCCTACATAGCCGTAATGTCATTGTAGCCGTTGGCGGCAAATCCGTCCCGCATACAGGCTCGGAAGGTGACGGCTATGCATGGGCAGAACAAGCAGGGCATACGATTACGGAACTGTACCCAACAGAGGTGCCGTTGACCTCAGGCGAGACGTTCATCCAGACGAAAGAGCTTCAGGGACTATCCTTACGCGATATCAGTCTGACCGTATGGAATGCGAAGCAAAAGAAAGTTGTCGTCCATGAAGGAGATATGATTTTTACACATTTCGGTCTATCTGGCCCAACTGCTTTGCGGTGCAGTCAGTTTGTCGTCAAGGGAATGAAAAAGGATAAGGTAAACACGGTGTTGTTGACTCTGGATTTACAGCCTCACAAACATGCCGATGAAGTCTACCGTGAGACGCTGGAATTGGCATCGGTCGATGCTAAAAAAGCGATCAAAAATGTGCTTAAGCCTTATTTACCGGAACGCTTGATTCCATTGTTGCTCCAGCAAGCCGAACTGCGTGAGGATTTGACCTATGATCATATTCCCAAGCAGCAATGGCAAGAACTTGCTCATCACATTAAGGCGTTTCCAATCCGTGTGAACGGTACGCTCTCTCTAAAGGAAGCATTTGTTACCGGGGGCGGTGTGAATTTGAAGGAAATTAATCCGAAAACGATGGAGTCCAAGCTGATGCCTGGATTGTTCTTCTGCGGTGAGATTCTCGATATTCACGGTTACACAGGTGGTTATAATATTACAGCGGCGTTTACGACAGGGCATACAGCAGGAACCCAAGCGGCTAATAACGAGATGCTGTAG
- a CDS encoding BrxA/BrxB family bacilliredoxin gives MSMSFDQYMRDSVQPMRDELTNLGIQELRTSEDVEAKLPNAKGTVLVVVNSVCGCAAGQCRPGVAEALKHDLTPDHLYSVFAGQDKEATAKAREFFAPYPPSSPSIALLKDGELVHFIERHQVEDRSADQIAADLTSAFDRFCR, from the coding sequence ATGTCTATGTCTTTCGATCAATATATGAGAGATTCAGTTCAGCCAATGCGCGATGAACTGACGAATCTTGGGATTCAGGAACTGCGTACTTCTGAAGATGTGGAGGCCAAGCTTCCTAATGCTAAAGGGACAGTGTTGGTTGTTGTGAACTCGGTATGTGGTTGTGCCGCAGGCCAATGCCGCCCGGGTGTGGCTGAAGCGCTGAAGCATGATCTTACGCCAGATCATCTGTATTCGGTTTTTGCCGGACAGGACAAGGAAGCAACGGCAAAGGCTCGCGAATTTTTCGCACCTTACCCACCGTCATCCCCTTCTATCGCGCTGTTGAAAGACGGCGAACTGGTTCACTTCATCGAGCGTCATCAGGTGGAGGATCGTTCGGCAGATCAGATCGCTGCTGATTTGACCAGTGCATTTGATCGTTTTTGCCGGTAA
- a CDS encoding alpha/beta hydrolase family protein: MSETIIVEAGTEAGTDAVIRASWFPAKNTAKSLLIIAHGYKGFKDWGMFPYIAEALSMDNHVVTFNFSHNGIGEDLENFTELEKFARNTYSREQEDLELLLSNLRARHEFRELPLFLLGHSRGAGSCFVYALDHPGEIAGVISWNGVTDLDLFTLPQKEEMRAKGRSYVENARTAQQLPLDAVILEDLEQNRQRFAIVDRLANSQLPAVLIQGTEDSKRLREGSALLTSVRPDIEWVQIQGGNHTFNTVHPFQGGSLPLDQAITETRRFIEWITN; the protein is encoded by the coding sequence ATGTCAGAAACCATTATTGTTGAAGCAGGTACCGAAGCAGGAACAGATGCGGTGATCCGGGCTTCCTGGTTTCCCGCTAAAAATACAGCCAAAAGCCTGCTCATCATCGCTCACGGCTACAAAGGATTTAAGGATTGGGGCATGTTCCCCTATATAGCAGAAGCATTGAGTATGGATAACCATGTTGTGACCTTCAACTTTTCACATAATGGCATAGGTGAGGATCTAGAGAATTTTACCGAGCTGGAAAAGTTCGCACGCAACACCTATAGCCGCGAACAAGAGGATTTGGAACTATTGCTGTCCAATCTGAGAGCACGTCATGAGTTCAGAGAATTGCCGTTGTTTCTGTTAGGACATAGCCGAGGCGCGGGAAGCTGCTTTGTATATGCTCTAGATCATCCCGGCGAGATTGCTGGCGTCATTTCATGGAATGGCGTGACAGATCTTGATTTGTTTACTTTACCGCAAAAAGAAGAAATGCGCGCCAAGGGGCGCAGCTATGTGGAGAACGCTAGAACAGCACAACAGCTTCCGCTGGATGCTGTCATTCTGGAAGACTTGGAACAAAATCGCCAGCGTTTTGCCATTGTAGACAGACTTGCCAACAGCCAGCTCCCAGCTGTACTGATCCAGGGAACCGAAGATTCCAAACGTCTACGGGAAGGCTCTGCCCTGCTCACATCCGTTCGTCCCGACATCGAATGGGTACAAATTCAAGGCGGCAATCATACCTTTAATACCGTTCATCCATTCCAGGGAGGTAGCCTTCCACTGGATCAAGCGATTACTGAAACCCGCCGCTTCATTGAGTGGATCACCAATTAA
- a CDS encoding AraC family transcriptional regulator — protein sequence MSSHFSNHSYNNLDLNLYTCGKESCTSKHSYGPAIRSGYMVHYILKGKGIFKVNDKIYHLEKNDAFFIEPKVLIYYEADEVDPWEYAWIGFNGMQAKEYLSRTCINRDNPIFRFEAEGSLARCMESIVVSSTLKSNKDLLLASKLYEFLYLMFEHYPNQEVNPEVRQQRYIKEALLFIQQNYSHFITVSDIAKYISIDRSYLHRLFKQQLNKSPQEFLLHLRIEKSCSLLRNTSLKIGDIARSVGYKDVLLFSKMFKTVNKVTPSEYRKNPQK from the coding sequence ATGAGTTCACACTTTTCCAATCATTCCTATAACAACCTGGACCTCAATTTATACACATGTGGCAAAGAAAGCTGTACCAGCAAGCACTCTTATGGGCCAGCCATTCGAAGCGGGTATATGGTGCATTATATTTTAAAAGGAAAAGGGATCTTTAAAGTCAACGATAAAATCTATCATTTGGAGAAAAACGATGCTTTCTTTATTGAGCCGAAGGTTTTAATTTACTACGAAGCGGATGAAGTCGACCCATGGGAATATGCCTGGATTGGTTTTAATGGGATGCAAGCAAAAGAATATCTAAGCCGGACCTGTATCAATAGGGACAATCCCATTTTCCGGTTTGAAGCAGAGGGCAGCCTTGCCCGCTGTATGGAGAGTATCGTCGTTTCTTCTACACTGAAATCCAACAAAGACCTGCTGCTTGCATCCAAGCTGTATGAATTTCTGTATCTGATGTTTGAACATTACCCTAATCAGGAAGTCAACCCTGAGGTAAGACAGCAGCGGTATATTAAAGAAGCGCTTCTCTTCATTCAACAAAACTATTCACACTTCATTACCGTAAGCGACATTGCCAAGTACATTTCAATTGACCGTTCGTATTTGCATCGTTTATTTAAACAGCAACTAAATAAGTCACCACAGGAATTTTTATTGCATTTGAGGATTGAAAAATCGTGCTCCCTATTAAGAAATACTTCCCTTAAAATCGGGGATATCGCTCGGTCTGTAGGGTATAAAGATGTACTCCTATTCTCCAAAATGTTCAAAACGGTCAACAAGGTGACTCCATCCGAATACCGAAAAAACCCCCAAAAATAA
- the mutY gene encoding A/G-specific adenine glycosylase, with protein sequence MTTNTLEQKRYFSFELLNWYTRNKRDLPWRRHRNPFYIWISEIMLQQTRVDTVIPYFNRFIARFPTIEALAEAPEEDVLKLWEGLGYYSRARNLQTAAKQVVELHGGQVPDDTQAVAALKGVGPYTTGAIMSIAFNRPEPAVDGNVMRVLSRYFLIEEDIMKGSTRAHMESLVRELIPEGRASDFNQALMELGALVCTPKSPHCLTCPVMEHCSGRLAGREETLPVKTKAKPPRLEPRSVALIEGSGANAGRLLVRQRPAKGLLARMWELPHELARPEGYNGPVPDEPAMDHLAAHLLAEGVLARPVRFVREAEHTFSHIHWNLRVFQCEEVAVPAGEAGGHPLAAEQRASYSTEAKPGALIALAEQAEHAHNALPAGYRWISEADMATLAFPKVFLDLITEYYAKQKEN encoded by the coding sequence ATGACTACAAATACATTGGAACAAAAGCGTTATTTCAGCTTTGAACTGTTGAATTGGTATACACGTAACAAACGCGATTTGCCGTGGCGCCGCCATCGGAATCCTTTTTATATCTGGATCTCGGAAATTATGCTTCAGCAGACGCGTGTGGATACGGTCATTCCGTATTTTAATCGCTTTATTGCACGTTTTCCTACAATTGAAGCGTTGGCGGAAGCACCCGAGGAGGATGTGCTTAAGCTGTGGGAAGGGCTGGGTTATTATTCGCGGGCTCGGAATTTGCAAACGGCGGCAAAACAAGTAGTTGAGCTTCACGGCGGGCAGGTGCCGGATGATACACAGGCTGTCGCTGCACTGAAAGGAGTAGGCCCGTATACGACGGGGGCGATTATGAGTATCGCCTTCAATCGACCAGAGCCTGCTGTGGACGGGAATGTGATGCGTGTGCTGTCGCGTTATTTTCTCATTGAAGAGGATATTATGAAGGGCAGCACGCGGGCGCATATGGAAAGTCTGGTACGGGAGCTGATCCCCGAAGGAAGGGCTTCTGATTTTAATCAGGCTCTGATGGAGCTGGGGGCGCTGGTCTGCACGCCGAAGTCGCCTCATTGTCTGACCTGCCCGGTCATGGAGCATTGCTCGGGCAGGTTGGCAGGTCGCGAGGAGACGCTGCCAGTCAAGACCAAGGCGAAGCCGCCGCGGCTGGAGCCGCGTTCCGTAGCCCTCATCGAGGGCAGCGGAGCGAACGCAGGCCGCCTGCTCGTACGGCAGCGCCCGGCCAAGGGCCTGTTGGCCCGCATGTGGGAGCTGCCGCATGAGCTTGCCAGGCCGGAGGGCTACAACGGCCCGGTGCCGGATGAGCCCGCCATGGACCATTTGGCGGCTCATTTGCTGGCAGAGGGCGTGCTTGCGCGCCCGGTGCGGTTTGTACGTGAGGCGGAGCACACGTTCAGCCACATTCACTGGAACCTGCGTGTGTTCCAGTGTGAAGAGGTCGCCGTCCCTGCCGGGGAGGCGGGAGGACATCCGCTGGCTGCCGAACAGCGGGCCAGCTACAGCACCGAAGCGAAGCCGGGTGCGTTGATTGCGCTGGCTGAGCAGGCGGAGCACGCGCATAATGCGCTGCCAGCGGGGTACCGCTGGATCAGCGAAGCGGATATGGCCACCTTGGCGTTTCCCAAGGTGTTCCTCGATCTGATCACCGAGTATTATGCGAAGCAAAAAGAGAACTAA
- a CDS encoding two-component system sensor histidine kinase NtrB — translation MLIALKESVLQVLLAVISAGFFSILTDYGDKKKVWGGNLLPGPNQGILYLCCLPAILLCTLFQYQSPYGLPSNLGIIPLAVGIMYGRRRTAFVLAASALMGVLIIAQSTEMSPMYVGTGFILFPFMLLHVKFFQRGTLVDKKLLISAYVVADMLFKAIFPLLWGKQDISVYIPDLLTTFWNIGAGVLASFTVVSLMHNAFEKLALRRDVTEFTSKYLIEVDKLRQVMDLMPLSLVTLDSEERVIHMNKTMLELYQDFDPYITLPEVVGRPLTSLYGFSALPVVNERVAKALQGEAGADFINVTPKVFFSSFLPIRDKHVNQTTGVIIALQDITELETLRSELGNFERLSLVGQMAAGITHEIRNPMAVVRGFLQLMREKSPESLNHYYRIVMEELDRANGIINDFLSLAQNRIVEKEQCHLHDIIRELTPLLWADANLRGQTIELKLEEHVTMLHLNPKEMKQLLLNLSRNAMEAMGEKGVLTISTHEEGDFVELEVKDTGPGIPQKQLEKLFQPFYTTKTKGTGLGLALCQSIVERHHGTIAVDSVEGMGTQFKVRLRRTVPTYRDHAEPSVINSIQK, via the coding sequence TTGTTAATTGCGTTGAAGGAAAGTGTGCTCCAAGTTCTCCTTGCCGTTATATCGGCGGGTTTTTTCTCTATATTAACGGATTATGGGGATAAGAAAAAGGTTTGGGGCGGCAATCTGCTTCCTGGACCCAATCAAGGAATACTGTATCTGTGTTGCTTGCCAGCCATATTGCTATGTACACTCTTTCAATATCAGTCTCCGTATGGTCTACCTTCCAATCTCGGTATTATTCCCCTTGCTGTTGGCATCATGTACGGTAGACGTCGCACTGCCTTCGTGCTCGCCGCTTCCGCACTGATGGGTGTCCTGATTATAGCCCAGTCGACAGAAATGTCCCCGATGTATGTGGGTACGGGTTTTATTCTTTTTCCTTTTATGCTGCTGCATGTCAAGTTTTTTCAAAGAGGAACCTTGGTGGACAAAAAACTCCTAATCTCCGCATATGTTGTGGCTGATATGCTGTTTAAGGCGATATTTCCGCTACTGTGGGGCAAACAGGATATTTCGGTATACATTCCTGACTTACTTACAACGTTCTGGAATATTGGTGCAGGTGTGCTGGCAAGTTTTACGGTCGTGAGTCTGATGCATAATGCCTTTGAGAAGCTGGCGCTGCGGCGTGATGTGACTGAATTTACGAGCAAATACTTAATTGAAGTGGATAAGCTGCGTCAAGTTATGGATTTGATGCCGTTATCTCTTGTTACTCTGGACAGCGAAGAACGAGTTATACATATGAACAAAACGATGCTGGAACTCTACCAGGACTTCGATCCCTACATTACACTGCCTGAGGTGGTAGGCCGTCCATTGACCTCGTTATATGGTTTTAGCGCTTTGCCTGTGGTTAACGAACGAGTTGCAAAAGCGTTGCAAGGAGAGGCGGGTGCTGATTTTATAAATGTTACTCCCAAAGTATTCTTCTCAAGTTTCCTTCCTATTCGGGATAAACACGTAAACCAAACGACAGGCGTCATTATCGCCTTGCAAGATATTACAGAGCTGGAGACGCTGCGCAGTGAGCTAGGCAATTTCGAGAGGCTCAGTCTGGTCGGACAGATGGCAGCGGGCATTACTCATGAAATACGTAATCCGATGGCGGTTGTGCGTGGTTTTTTACAGCTTATGCGTGAGAAAAGTCCAGAATCTCTCAACCATTACTACCGTATTGTGATGGAGGAACTTGACCGGGCGAACGGAATTATTAACGATTTCCTTTCACTGGCCCAGAATCGGATTGTCGAGAAGGAGCAATGTCATCTGCATGATATTATTCGCGAACTGACGCCTTTATTGTGGGCAGATGCGAATCTGAGGGGGCAGACGATTGAGCTAAAGCTGGAGGAGCATGTGACGATGCTGCATTTGAACCCTAAGGAAATGAAGCAGTTGCTGCTTAATTTATCACGTAATGCGATGGAAGCTATGGGAGAAAAGGGGGTGTTGACCATTTCGACTCATGAGGAAGGGGATTTCGTGGAACTCGAAGTAAAGGACACAGGTCCGGGAATTCCGCAAAAACAGCTTGAAAAGCTGTTCCAACCTTTTTACACCACCAAAACGAAAGGTACAGGTTTGGGGCTGGCCTTATGTCAAAGTATAGTGGAGCGTCATCACGGTACGATTGCCGTAGACTCGGTGGAGGGAATGGGCACGCAGTTTAAAGTCCGATTGCGCAGAACCGTCCCGACTTACCGGGATCACGCTGAACCTTCTGTCATAAATTCGATACAGAAATAA